In a genomic window of Arthrobacter woluwensis:
- a CDS encoding DUF6167 family protein — MKRILWLGVGAALGVVVFRKLSEARDAVGPEGLNRAVGRLSDSIYHFADQVRDGMKEREDELRAALALDDKRS, encoded by the coding sequence ATGAAGCGAATCCTCTGGCTGGGAGTCGGCGCCGCGCTGGGCGTGGTGGTCTTCCGCAAACTCTCCGAAGCCCGCGACGCCGTCGGCCCGGAAGGCCTGAACCGTGCGGTCGGGCGTCTGAGCGACAGCATCTATCACTTCGCCGATCAGGTGCGTGACGGCATGAAGGAACGCGAGGACGAACTCCGGGCGGCCCTCGCCCTGGACGACAAGCGGTCCTGA
- a CDS encoding GNAT family N-acetyltransferase, whose translation MESLSSVSGLAALQNAAWPGLTTFDTGAWLLRSASGVTQRANSVWPYAPVDDVDAAIKDAESWYRTQRLPALFQLTSDPADAALDARLDALGYRAQSHTIFMVREASAGPVPPAPGHVEITPDLTEEWFDAWWLTSGHGGAEAADTARAIQESVRSSHALLRDDDGAPVAVGQAIHVGAWSGIYGMVTREAHRRKGHARAILTALLAEPATPRGFWLSVTRANQGAVALYRDLGFVEAGSYWYRSAPLRRAPGAC comes from the coding sequence GTGGAGTCCCTTTCCTCCGTGTCAGGCCTGGCCGCGCTGCAGAACGCAGCATGGCCGGGCCTGACCACGTTCGACACCGGTGCCTGGCTGCTCCGCAGTGCCTCCGGCGTGACGCAGCGGGCCAATTCGGTCTGGCCGTACGCGCCCGTGGATGACGTCGACGCCGCCATCAAAGACGCTGAGTCCTGGTACCGCACGCAGCGGCTCCCGGCGCTGTTCCAGCTCACCTCGGATCCGGCGGACGCCGCCCTGGATGCCCGCCTCGACGCACTCGGTTACCGGGCGCAGTCCCACACGATCTTCATGGTCCGGGAGGCGTCCGCCGGGCCGGTTCCGCCGGCGCCTGGCCACGTCGAAATCACTCCGGACCTGACCGAGGAATGGTTCGACGCGTGGTGGCTCACGAGCGGCCACGGCGGCGCCGAGGCTGCGGACACCGCGCGGGCCATCCAGGAGTCCGTGCGGTCCAGCCACGCTCTCCTCCGCGACGACGACGGCGCCCCGGTCGCCGTCGGCCAGGCGATCCACGTGGGTGCGTGGTCGGGGATCTACGGCATGGTCACGCGCGAAGCGCACCGCCGGAAGGGCCACGCGCGCGCGATCCTGACCGCGCTCCTGGCCGAGCCGGCCACCCCGCGCGGATTCTGGCTGAGCGTGACGCGTGCCAATCAGGGGGCCGTGGCGCTGTACCGGGACCTGGGCTTCGTCGAGGCCGGCTCCTACTGGTACCGCAGTGCCCCTCTGCGCCGCGCGCCCGGAGCGTGCTGA
- a CDS encoding DUF349 domain-containing protein, producing MIPASDEAPSSIPAPAGTAHVPTKERVLAVTESLQPDETGATEATTETSAAKPAAPSPAAFAARPKAAAAPAPVHAPDTTVDLTAARAFGRVEGDGHVFVTVDGEEHVAGQYPGVSADEALAYFARKFEDITAQIDLLESRVEAKAAAGELPTSLKHLREQLEARNVLGDIRGALDRVSALDEKVAALIAEQRAHQEAAKAAELSAREAIVAEAETVSAQDPAATQWKTSSTRMNELFDAWKAAQKSGVRLSKSVEEGLWKRFRTARTVFDRHRRAYFSQLDSTNAQAKAVKEQLIAEAEQLQTSTDWGHAAAEYRRLMDQWKAAPRASRKDDDALWARFRAAQDVFFAARQAANDELDASYSANLAVKEQLLLEAQELVPVSDLAAAKKGLQSIRDRWEEAGRVPRADMGRIEAALRRVEDAVREAEEENWRRSDPEAKARSTSMIEQLEATIAGLRDDLSAAEAKGDARAIKSAREALEAREQWLEVVRNSAKDLG from the coding sequence GTGATTCCAGCTTCGGACGAAGCACCATCCTCGATCCCTGCTCCGGCCGGGACCGCGCATGTTCCAACGAAGGAAAGAGTTCTAGCGGTGACAGAAAGTCTGCAACCCGACGAAACCGGCGCCACGGAAGCAACGACGGAGACGTCCGCTGCCAAGCCCGCAGCACCGAGCCCCGCGGCCTTCGCCGCCCGGCCGAAGGCCGCGGCCGCGCCCGCACCGGTCCATGCCCCGGACACCACGGTGGATCTCACCGCTGCCCGCGCCTTCGGCCGGGTGGAAGGCGACGGCCACGTCTTCGTGACCGTCGACGGCGAGGAACACGTCGCGGGTCAGTACCCGGGCGTGTCGGCCGACGAAGCGCTGGCCTACTTCGCCCGTAAGTTCGAGGACATCACGGCGCAGATCGACCTGCTGGAGAGCCGCGTGGAGGCCAAGGCCGCCGCGGGCGAACTCCCCACCAGCCTCAAGCACCTGCGCGAACAGCTCGAGGCACGCAATGTGCTGGGCGACATCCGCGGCGCCCTGGACCGTGTGTCCGCGCTCGATGAGAAGGTGGCCGCGCTGATCGCAGAACAGCGCGCTCATCAGGAAGCCGCCAAGGCCGCCGAGCTGAGCGCCCGCGAGGCGATCGTCGCCGAGGCCGAGACCGTCTCCGCCCAGGATCCCGCGGCCACGCAGTGGAAGACGTCCAGCACCCGGATGAACGAACTCTTCGACGCCTGGAAGGCCGCGCAGAAGTCCGGCGTCCGCCTGTCCAAGAGTGTCGAGGAGGGGCTCTGGAAGCGATTCCGCACCGCCCGCACCGTCTTCGACCGTCACCGGCGTGCCTACTTCTCCCAGTTGGACAGCACCAACGCTCAGGCGAAGGCGGTCAAGGAGCAGCTGATCGCCGAGGCCGAGCAGCTGCAGACCTCCACCGACTGGGGTCATGCGGCCGCGGAATACCGCCGTCTCATGGACCAGTGGAAGGCCGCGCCGCGCGCCAGCCGCAAGGACGACGACGCCCTGTGGGCCCGTTTCCGCGCCGCTCAGGACGTGTTCTTCGCGGCACGCCAGGCCGCCAACGACGAGCTGGACGCCAGTTACTCGGCGAACCTGGCCGTCAAGGAACAGCTCCTGCTGGAAGCCCAGGAACTTGTCCCCGTGTCCGATCTGGCCGCCGCCAAGAAGGGTCTTCAGTCGATCCGGGACCGCTGGGAAGAAGCCGGGCGTGTGCCGCGCGCGGACATGGGCCGGATCGAGGCCGCCCTGCGCCGCGTGGAGGATGCCGTCCGCGAGGCCGAGGAGGAGAACTGGCGCCGGAGCGATCCCGAGGCCAAGGCCCGCAGCACCAGCATGATCGAGCAGCTCGAGGCCACCATCGCGGGTCTGCGCGACGATCTGAGTGCTGCCGAGGCCAAGGGCGACGCCCGCGCCATCAAGAGCGCCCGTGAGGCTCTCGAGGCCCGGGAACAGTGGCTCGAGGTCGTCCGCAACTCGGCCAAGGATCTCGGCTGA
- the aspS gene encoding aspartate--tRNA ligase — MLRTHDLGSLRAENIGQTVTLAGWVARRRDHGGVAFVDLRDASGVAQVVVREEEVFHGLRNEFVLQVTGTVERRPEGNENPALATGEVEVIADKVVVLNTSEPLPFQIDEHVEVGEEARLKHRYLDMRRPVLSRNLRLRSEASRVARELLHSEGFLEIETPTLTRSTPEGARDFLVPARLAPGSWYALPQSPQLFKQLLQVGGFEKYYQIARCYRDEDFRADRQPEFTQLDIEASFVDQDDIIALGEKLVVALWKLIGVDIPTPIRRMPYSEAMAKYGSDKPDLRFGLELTDLTEFFKDTNFGVFKAPYVGAVVMPGGASQPRRTLDAWQEWAKQRGAKGLAYVLIKEDGELTGPVAKNLTDAEREGLAAAVGASNGDCIFFAAGEKSASRALLGAARVEIGHRTGLVSEGDWAFVWVVDAPMFEPAAAAVASGDVAVGAGKWTAVHHAFTSPRPEFMDTFDTDPESALSYAYDIVCNGSELGGGSIRIHQRDVQERVFEVMGLSKEEAESKFGFLLEGFKYGAPPHGGIALGWDRVVSFLAGAESIRDVIAFPKSGGGYDPLTAAPAPITPQQRKEAGVDFKPAPKAAAAEKPAGETSDD, encoded by the coding sequence GTGCTGCGCACACATGACCTCGGCTCTCTCCGGGCCGAGAACATCGGACAGACCGTCACCCTGGCAGGCTGGGTGGCCCGCCGTCGTGACCATGGCGGAGTGGCCTTCGTGGACCTCCGCGATGCCTCGGGCGTGGCCCAGGTGGTGGTCCGCGAGGAGGAGGTCTTCCACGGTCTGCGCAATGAGTTCGTGCTGCAGGTGACCGGCACGGTCGAGCGGCGTCCTGAGGGCAACGAGAACCCCGCGCTGGCCACCGGCGAGGTCGAGGTCATCGCGGACAAGGTCGTGGTGCTCAACACCTCTGAGCCGCTGCCGTTCCAGATCGACGAGCATGTGGAGGTCGGTGAGGAGGCCCGCCTCAAGCACCGTTACCTGGACATGCGCCGTCCGGTCCTGTCCCGCAACCTGCGCCTGCGCTCCGAAGCGAGCCGTGTGGCCCGCGAGCTGCTGCACTCCGAGGGCTTCCTCGAGATCGAGACCCCCACCCTGACCCGCTCCACCCCGGAAGGCGCCCGCGACTTCCTGGTTCCGGCCCGTCTGGCCCCGGGTTCCTGGTACGCGCTGCCGCAGTCGCCGCAGCTCTTCAAGCAGCTGCTGCAGGTGGGCGGCTTCGAGAAGTACTACCAGATCGCCCGCTGCTACCGTGACGAGGACTTCCGCGCGGACCGCCAGCCCGAGTTCACCCAGCTGGACATCGAAGCCAGCTTCGTCGACCAGGACGACATCATCGCCCTCGGCGAGAAGCTCGTCGTCGCGCTCTGGAAGCTGATCGGCGTGGACATCCCCACCCCGATCCGCCGCATGCCCTACTCCGAGGCCATGGCCAAGTACGGCTCGGACAAGCCGGACCTGCGTTTCGGCCTGGAGCTGACGGATCTGACCGAGTTCTTCAAGGACACCAACTTCGGCGTGTTCAAGGCCCCGTACGTCGGTGCCGTGGTCATGCCGGGCGGGGCCTCACAGCCGCGCCGCACGCTGGACGCGTGGCAGGAATGGGCCAAGCAGCGCGGCGCCAAGGGTCTCGCGTACGTCCTCATCAAGGAGGACGGCGAGCTCACGGGTCCCGTGGCCAAGAACCTCACGGATGCGGAGCGCGAGGGCCTGGCCGCCGCGGTGGGCGCCTCCAACGGTGACTGCATCTTCTTCGCCGCCGGTGAGAAGTCGGCCTCCCGCGCGCTGCTCGGCGCCGCCCGTGTCGAGATCGGGCACCGCACCGGTCTCGTGTCGGAAGGCGACTGGGCCTTCGTGTGGGTCGTGGACGCGCCCATGTTCGAGCCGGCCGCCGCTGCCGTCGCCTCGGGTGACGTCGCCGTCGGCGCCGGAAAGTGGACCGCCGTGCACCACGCGTTCACCTCGCCGCGTCCCGAGTTCATGGACACCTTCGACACGGATCCCGAGTCGGCCCTGTCGTACGCCTACGACATCGTCTGCAACGGCAGCGAGCTCGGTGGCGGCTCCATCCGTATCCACCAGCGCGATGTCCAGGAGCGGGTGTTCGAGGTCATGGGCCTGAGCAAGGAGGAGGCCGAGAGCAAGTTCGGCTTCCTGCTGGAGGGCTTCAAGTACGGCGCCCCGCCGCATGGCGGCATCGCCCTCGGCTGGGACCGCGTGGTCTCCTTCCTGGCCGGCGCCGAGTCCATCCGCGACGTGATCGCCTTCCCGAAGTCCGGTGGCGGCTACGACCCGCTGACCGCCGCTCCGGCTCCCATCACGCCGCAGCAGCGCAAGGAGGCCGGTGTGGACTTCAAGCCTGCCCCGAAGGCCGCCGCCGCTGAGAAGCCGGCAGGGGAGACCTCGGACGACTGA
- a CDS encoding peptidylprolyl isomerase, translating into MAASKEELREQRRRVRQMEARRSLRDAQQQRRRRDNTLAIGAGAVAVALGVVLQLTAFASNPTPEEYAAVQAGLQTPSATPSPSESNVGNIPSADLARGKTFTGTLTVNGKPLGVTLDGTKAPQAVSVFKTLADQDFFKKNSCHRLTTASIYVLQCGSKDGKGAVDPGFQWGPVENVPADGKYPAGTIAVARAASTYSNSTQFFITYKDSVLPVDQGGYTVMGRVTSGLDAITSLASAGVKAGGTSATDGPPATAVTIDSFTLK; encoded by the coding sequence GTGGCAGCCAGCAAGGAGGAGCTGCGGGAGCAGCGCCGTCGTGTGCGCCAGATGGAGGCCAGGCGTTCCCTGCGCGACGCCCAGCAGCAGCGTCGTCGCCGTGACAACACCCTCGCCATCGGCGCGGGCGCCGTGGCGGTCGCGCTCGGCGTCGTGCTCCAGCTGACGGCCTTCGCCAGCAACCCCACTCCGGAGGAGTACGCGGCGGTGCAGGCAGGGCTTCAGACCCCGTCCGCGACCCCCTCCCCTTCCGAGAGCAATGTGGGCAACATCCCCAGCGCCGATCTGGCCCGCGGCAAGACCTTCACGGGAACCCTCACGGTCAACGGCAAGCCGCTCGGCGTCACCCTGGACGGGACGAAGGCGCCGCAGGCGGTGTCCGTCTTCAAGACGCTGGCCGACCAGGACTTCTTCAAGAAGAACAGCTGCCACCGGCTGACCACCGCCTCGATCTACGTGCTGCAGTGCGGGTCGAAGGACGGCAAGGGCGCGGTGGACCCCGGGTTCCAGTGGGGGCCGGTCGAGAACGTGCCGGCCGACGGCAAGTACCCGGCGGGCACGATCGCCGTGGCGCGCGCGGCGAGCACCTACAGCAACAGCACGCAGTTCTTCATCACGTACAAGGACAGCGTCCTCCCCGTGGACCAGGGCGGTTACACCGTGATGGGTCGCGTCACTTCGGGTCTCGACGCCATCACCTCCCTCGCCTCGGCCGGAGTCAAGGCCGGCGGGACATCCGCCACGGATGGCCCCCCTGCCACGGCAGTGACGATAGACTCGTTTACTCTGAAGTGA
- the hisS gene encoding histidine--tRNA ligase: MARTPSLSGFPEWLPQERVVEQHVLDTLRRVFELHGFGSIETRAVETVGQLLRKGEIDKEVYGLSRLQDDDDASGKSDPNALALHFDLTVPFARYVVENAGYLAFPFRRYQMQKVWRGERPQEGRAREFTQADIDVVGDGELPFRYDVEIVLVIAEALSALPIPEFRLRVNNRKLSEGFYRGIGLEDTAGVLRSIDKLEKIGAAKVAELLQSELGATPEQAEAALKLATIQTLDTSFVEQVRALGVEHPLLEEGLTELEQVVAAASLRAPGKVLADLSIARGLDYYTGTVVETVLVGHEQLGSICSGGRYESLATKGNRTFPGVGLSIGVTRLVSRILSQEFATASRSVPTAVLVALNDDESWAGAQDVAAQLRSRGIATEVAAKAEKFGKQIKYADRRGIPFVWFTDAEGTHQVKDIRSGEQVTADPALWSPATEDLRPQVIARLAD, translated from the coding sequence ATGGCACGCACCCCCTCCCTGTCCGGATTCCCCGAGTGGCTCCCACAGGAACGCGTGGTGGAACAGCATGTGCTGGACACTCTGCGCCGCGTTTTCGAACTGCACGGCTTCGGTTCCATCGAGACCCGGGCGGTCGAAACGGTGGGCCAGCTCCTGCGCAAGGGTGAGATCGACAAGGAGGTCTACGGACTCAGCCGCCTCCAGGATGATGACGACGCCTCCGGCAAGTCGGACCCCAACGCCCTGGCCCTGCACTTCGACCTGACGGTGCCGTTCGCCCGGTATGTCGTGGAGAACGCGGGCTACCTGGCGTTCCCGTTCCGCCGGTACCAGATGCAGAAGGTGTGGCGCGGCGAGCGTCCGCAGGAAGGCCGCGCGCGCGAATTCACCCAGGCGGACATCGATGTGGTGGGCGACGGCGAGCTGCCGTTCCGCTACGACGTCGAGATCGTGCTGGTCATCGCCGAGGCGCTCTCCGCGCTGCCCATCCCGGAATTCCGCCTGCGGGTCAACAACCGCAAGCTGTCCGAAGGGTTCTACCGGGGGATCGGTCTGGAGGACACGGCCGGCGTGCTGCGCAGCATCGACAAGCTGGAGAAGATCGGCGCCGCGAAGGTCGCCGAGCTCCTGCAGAGTGAGCTGGGCGCCACCCCGGAGCAGGCCGAAGCGGCCCTGAAGCTCGCCACCATCCAGACCCTGGACACCTCCTTCGTCGAGCAGGTCCGGGCGCTCGGCGTCGAGCACCCGCTCCTGGAGGAAGGCCTCACTGAACTCGAGCAGGTGGTGGCCGCCGCGTCGCTCCGGGCGCCCGGCAAGGTGCTCGCCGATCTGAGCATCGCCCGTGGCCTCGATTACTACACGGGCACCGTGGTCGAGACCGTGCTGGTCGGCCACGAACAGCTCGGCTCGATCTGCTCGGGCGGCCGCTACGAGTCCCTGGCCACCAAGGGCAACCGCACCTTCCCCGGCGTCGGCCTCTCCATCGGCGTGACCCGTCTGGTGTCCCGCATCCTGTCGCAGGAGTTCGCGACGGCCAGCCGCAGCGTGCCCACCGCCGTGCTCGTGGCGCTCAACGACGACGAGTCCTGGGCAGGCGCCCAGGACGTCGCCGCCCAGCTGCGGAGCCGCGGCATCGCCACCGAGGTCGCCGCCAAGGCCGAGAAGTTCGGCAAGCAGATCAAGTACGCCGACCGCCGCGGGATCCCCTTCGTCTGGTTCACGGACGCCGAGGGCACCCACCAGGTCAAGGACATCCGCAGCGGCGAACAGGTGACGGCCGACCCGGCCCTCTGGAGCCCCGCCACCGAGGATCTCCGTCCCCAGGTGATCGCCCGCCTCGCGGACTGA
- a CDS encoding replication-associated recombination protein A — translation MADLFSQDDFSQSDPGDSPSGGGPSSSAYPLTPLAVRMRPRTIEDVVGQQHLLRPGQPLRSLAESSGEPSAVGPSSIILWGPPGTGKTTLAHVIANAPGRKFVELSAITAGVKDVRRVMDEALQRRDLHRQGTVLFLDEIHRFNKAQQDALLPGVENRWVILVAATTENPSFSVVAPLLSRSILLTLKPLQDTDIRGLLERAIEDDRGLGGKIEVEEDALDYLVRVSTGDARRALTSLEAAAGVALGEHAGGSDEDGQGKAVLHLAQAEQAIDKASVRYDRQGDQHYDVISAFIKSIRGSDVDAALHYLARMIEAGEDPRFLARRIVISAAEDIGMADPTALQTAVAAAQAVQLIGMPEGRIILAEAVVHLATAPKSNAAYLAIDKALADVRAGKGTDIPMPLRDAHYPGAKGLGHGKGYLYAHDAPHSIARQQYPPDDLVGRNYYEPTANGSEREIAARLERLRGIVRGER, via the coding sequence ATGGCTGACCTCTTTTCCCAGGACGATTTCTCCCAGAGCGATCCGGGCGATTCCCCCTCGGGTGGGGGGCCCTCGTCGTCCGCGTATCCGCTCACGCCGCTGGCGGTGCGGATGCGGCCCCGGACCATCGAGGACGTGGTGGGTCAGCAGCATCTGCTGCGGCCGGGCCAGCCACTCCGGTCGCTGGCGGAGTCGAGCGGCGAACCGTCCGCCGTCGGGCCGTCGAGCATCATCCTCTGGGGACCGCCCGGGACGGGCAAGACCACCCTGGCGCATGTGATCGCCAACGCGCCGGGCCGTAAATTCGTGGAGCTGTCTGCCATCACCGCGGGGGTCAAGGACGTCCGCCGGGTCATGGACGAGGCGCTGCAGCGCCGGGACCTGCACCGTCAGGGGACCGTGCTGTTCCTCGATGAGATCCATCGCTTCAACAAGGCACAGCAGGACGCCCTCCTGCCCGGTGTGGAGAACCGCTGGGTGATCCTGGTGGCGGCGACCACCGAGAACCCGTCCTTCTCGGTCGTGGCGCCCCTGCTGTCGCGGTCGATCCTCCTGACGCTCAAACCTCTTCAGGACACTGATATCCGCGGACTCCTGGAACGGGCCATCGAGGACGACCGGGGGCTCGGCGGCAAGATCGAGGTCGAGGAGGACGCGCTCGACTATCTGGTCCGCGTCTCCACCGGGGACGCCCGGCGGGCGCTGACCTCGCTCGAGGCCGCGGCCGGCGTCGCGCTCGGAGAGCATGCGGGCGGTTCCGATGAGGACGGCCAGGGCAAGGCCGTGCTCCATCTGGCCCAGGCCGAGCAGGCGATCGACAAGGCGTCGGTGCGGTACGACCGCCAGGGCGACCAGCACTACGACGTGATCAGCGCGTTCATCAAGTCGATCCGCGGTTCCGACGTCGACGCCGCGCTGCACTACCTCGCGCGCATGATCGAAGCGGGGGAGGACCCGCGCTTCCTCGCCCGGCGCATCGTGATCTCCGCTGCGGAGGACATCGGGATGGCCGATCCCACCGCGCTCCAGACCGCGGTGGCCGCGGCCCAGGCCGTGCAGCTCATCGGCATGCCCGAAGGCCGGATCATCCTGGCCGAGGCCGTGGTCCATCTGGCGACCGCGCCCAAGTCGAACGCCGCCTATCTGGCGATCGACAAGGCGCTGGCGGACGTCAGAGCGGGTAAGGGCACCGACATCCCGATGCCACTGCGGGACGCCCACTACCCGGGAGCGAAGGGCCTCGGCCACGGCAAGGGCTACCTCTACGCCCACGACGCACCCCACTCGATCGCCCGGCAGCAGTATCCGCCGGACGACCTCGTGGGCCGGAACTACTACGAGCCGACGGCGAACGGCTCGGAGCGGGAGATCGCGGCACGCCTGGAGCGGCTGCGGGGCATCGTGCGCGGGGAGCGCTGA
- a CDS encoding DUF948 domain-containing protein — MSGGDIAGLIAAGVFLLLVLFLAVPILKLGKVLDEIRDSIKELSDGAQPLMTEVTATVTTTNEQLKKVDGISNNVADASANLSALSSLISATVGGPLIKVAAFSHGVRSALSARKRGSQRPAGRRSR, encoded by the coding sequence ATGAGTGGCGGTGACATTGCCGGTCTCATCGCAGCCGGAGTCTTCCTGCTGTTGGTCCTCTTCCTCGCAGTGCCCATCCTGAAGCTGGGCAAGGTGCTCGATGAGATCAGGGATTCCATCAAGGAGCTGAGCGACGGCGCCCAGCCTCTCATGACGGAGGTGACGGCAACCGTCACCACGACCAATGAGCAGCTGAAGAAGGTGGACGGCATCTCGAACAACGTCGCGGATGCGAGTGCGAACCTCTCGGCGCTCTCCTCGCTCATCTCGGCGACCGTGGGTGGTCCGCTGATCAAGGTGGCTGCCTTCAGCCACGGTGTCCGTTCGGCCCTGTCGGCGCGCAAGCGGGGCTCGCAGCGCCCCGCCGGCCGCCGCAGCCGCTGA